The sequence CCGCTGCGGCGCCCAGGATTCCCGCCACAGGTTCCACCAGCGCGGAGCTCTGGCCGATGAAAAAACTGCGCCAACGGGACAGGCCGTTATTGCGCAGGGGCAGCGAGACAGCGGCACCCTCGGGAAAATTCTGCAGCCCGATGCCGATGGCCAACGCGATGGCGCCGGTGAGCGATGCTCCGCTGATACCGGCTCCCACGGCCCCGAATGCAACACCCACGGCCAGTCCTTCCGGGATGTTGTGCAGCGTGATGGCCAGCGTCAGGAGAATATTGTGGTGCCAGTTTGTGCGGATTCCCTCCGCTTCCGTCACGGGCGCAAAGAGGTGCAGGTGCGGCAGCAGGCGATCCATTCCGTAGAGCGCTATTCCCCCGAGGAGGAATCCTGTCAGCGGCGGGAACCAGGGCGCGTAGCCCATTTCGCCCGAGAGCGTGATCGCAGGAGCGAGCAGAGACCAGAAACTTGCAGCGATCATGACGCCTGCGGCAAAACCGAGTGAGGCTTCCAGAATCCGGCGGTCGATCCCTCTGCAGAAGAAGACCGACGCAGCCCCCAGTGCGGTGACGGCCCAGGTGAAGAGCGTGGCGAGGGCCGCCTGCCAGATGGGATGGAGCGCGGTGAACGTCGCAATCATGTGCCTACAGTGTAGAGGGATCTCTCGTACGCTGGCCAATGCGTGGCTCGCGCAGTGGCAAAATCCTTTCTAAAGTGTTTGACCCCGGATCAATTGTCCGTAATATGCCTCCGCATTCCGATTCATTCTTCGGGGTGAATCGAACAATTTGCGACGTTCCAGACCGTCTTCCCCTTCGGAATAAACGGTCCAGAAGAACCTCCCGCACCTATGCCTTCCGGTCTCATCGCACGCAAAGTCGGCATGTCCAAAGTCTTCCTCGAGAACGGGGAGGCGGTGCCGGTGACATACCTGCGGGTTCCGACGAACATTGTCGTTCGCACGAAAACCAAAGAGAAAGACGGCTACGATGCCGTTGTTCTGGGGA is a genomic window of Candidatus Peribacter riflensis containing:
- a CDS encoding ZIP family zinc transporter encodes the protein MIATFTALHPIWQAALATLFTWAVTALGAASVFFCRGIDRRILEASLGFAAGVMIAASFWSLLAPAITLSGEMGYAPWFPPLTGFLLGGIALYGMDRLLPHLHLFAPVTEAEGIRTNWHHNILLTLAITLHNIPEGLAVGVAFGAVGAGISGASLTGAIALAIGIGLQNFPEGAAVSLPLRNNGLSRWRSFFIGQSSALVEPVAGILGAAAVLLMRPLLPFALAFAAGAMIFVVVEEVIPESQAGHNTDLATLAALAGFAVMMTLDVALG